From a region of the Carassius auratus strain Wakin chromosome 31, ASM336829v1, whole genome shotgun sequence genome:
- the LOC113050737 gene encoding zinc finger BED domain-containing protein 4-like isoform X1 — protein MERSRSAFDHWMHKHHFTFRDTRGRNITVQCNLCLPKINILSTARDSTSNLKKHLECHSPCQMRKRQHSEISEPEPLFHPSKRLRSAVWEYFGYVKDPGGTINVDGYPICRMCRKKVSARAGNTSNMAHHLRDHHPKEFAKMNRKHSVVCRRKIRDTPSSDAPSSDGPSSYGPSILEKETAEPSEAKEAKIDPTIYYQTSQSRLNTLVFNFIVEDVQPISILEQAGFRRLIEILSRGKKVMSQNAFITKLEVVFNKMKGELKVKLDKVKTLCTTADVWSVQDRSYFGMTCHWLEDNLERKSAALACTRIPISYTCETIIAKIQEIHSSYNIESKVQATVTDNGNNFIKAFKEFSSEDDQDVEQSHFEDLGSILCDGEMGGDFFLSYFLPPHQRCASQTLNLIASKDLADAVSKGQTGKLHSSATEKCAAIWHKVQTSTVAADAMESIAKMKFTFPCLNQWSSEYYAINKLISLTDSQLNELTEVLGVPCFTPDETAYLTEYTDVFKPVAFALDLLHGEEKCFLGIVIPTLLTLKRKLEEKAANTRLFSKVIDSTVKAIDSRFKQVFDSSDARLATATMPQFRLWWLPEDERESLRAQLVTEVLQVDQGTEETETNGGSVHEDEFFSYGPGSSSNKGGKREASEEVWLYLQGTNKDLKCLNEFPGVKKVFIKFNTTLPSSVPVQQLFNNGGNIMTPKGHHLSDEHFERVLLLRYNSKITTALE, from the exons ATGGAGCGGTCTCGTTCAGCATTTGACCACTGGATGCACAAACACCACTTCACGTTCAGAGACACAAGAGGGAGAAACATTACTGTTCAGTGCAACCTCTGCCTCCCAAAGATCAACATCTTATCCACTGCAAGGGACTCGACGTCTAATCTAAAGAAGCATTTGGAG TGTCACTCACCTTGCCAGATGCGCAAACGCCAGCACAGCGAAATATCGGAGCCTGAGCCTCTTTTTCACCCATCCAAGCGACTAAGGTCTGCTGTATGGGAGTATTTTGGGTATGTAAAAGACCCAGGAGGCACCATCAATGTTGATGGTTATCCAATTTGTAGAATGTGTCGGAAAAAAGTGTCTGCTCGGGCAGGCAACACCTCAAACATGGCGCACCATCTCCGTGACCACCATCCCAAGGAATTTGCAAAGATGAAT AGAAAGCATTCTGTGGTGTGTAGGAGAAAAATAAGAGATACACCAAGCAGCGATGCACCAAGCAGTGATGGACCAAGCAGTTATGGACCAAGCATTTTGGAAAAGGAAACGGCAGAACCATCTGAAGCAAAAGAAGCTAAGATTGATCCCACAATTTATTATCAAACATCGCAATCAAGGCTAAATACCCTGGTTTTCAATTTCATTGTGGAGGATGTGCAACCTATTTCCATTCTAGAGCAAGCTGGTTTCAGGAGGTTGATCGAAATTTTAAGCAGGGGCAAAAAAGTCATGAGTCAAAATGCTTTTATCACCAAACTTGAAGTAGTATTCAATAAAATGAAAGGGGAGCTAAAAGTGAAACTCGACAAAGTGAAGACATTATGTACAACTGCTGATGTATGGTCTGTGCAGGACAGAAGTTATTTTGGAATGACTTGTCACTGGCTGGAGGACAATCTAGAAAGGAAGTCTGCTGCTCTTGCCTGCACAAGAATCCCCATCAGCTACACTTGTGAAACCATCATTGCTAAAATTCAAGAAATTCATTCTTCCTATAACATCGAGAGCAAGGTTCAGGCCACCGTCACTGACAATGGTAACAATTTCATTAAAGCCTTCAAAGAATTCTCCTCTGAGGATGACCAAGATGTGGAGCAAAGTCATTTTGAGGATTTGGGCAGTATTCTTTGTGATGGAGAAATGGGTGGAGACTTCTTTCTGAGTTATTTCTTGCCACCCCACCAACGGTGTGCTTCTCAAACACTGAACTTGATTGCCTCAAAGGATCTAGCGGATGCTGTCTCAAAAGGACAGACAGGTAAACTGCACAGCAGCGCAACTGAAAAATGTGCAGCAATATGGCACAAGGTCCAAACTTCCACCGTAGCTGCTGATGCAATGGAATCCATTGCGAAAATGAAATTCACATTTCCTTGTCTCAATCAGTGGAGCTCAGAATACTATGCCATTAACAAGCTGATATCACTTACTGATTCGCAGCTCAACGAATTGACCGAAGTCTTAGGTGTTCCATGTTTTACACCTGATGAAACTGCGTATCTCACAGAATATACTGACGTCTTCAAACCAGTGGCTTTTGCGCTTGACCTTCTACATGGTGAAGAAAAGTGCTTCCTTGGCATTGTGATACCAACGTTGTTGACCCTTAAAAGGAAGCTTGAGGAAAAGGCAGCAAACACCCGCCTTTTCTCCAAGGTCATCGACAGCACTGTTAAGGCTATTGACTCTCGCTTCAAGCAGGTGTTTGACAGTTCTGATGCCAGATTGGCCACAGCCACCATGCCACAGTTTAGACTCTGGTGGTTACCAGAAGATGAGAGGGAGAGTCTTCGAGCACAGTTGGTCACTGAAGTATTACAGGTCGACCAAGGGACTGAAGAAACTGAGACCAATGGAGGCTCTGTTCATGAGGATGAATTCTTCTCATATGGACCTGGGAGTTCTAGCAACAAAGGTGGAAAGAGGGAAGCATCGGAAGAGGTGTGGCTGTATCTTCAGGGCACAAACAAAGATCTGAAATGCTTAAATGAATTTCCTGGAGTGAAAAAAGTGTTCATCAAGTTCAATACAACTCTACCCTCAAGTGTTCCAGTACAACAGCTCTTCAACAATGGGGGCAATATTATGACCCCAAAAGGACATCACCTCTCAGATGAACATTTTGAGCGTGTACTCCTTTTACGTTACAACAGCAAAATCACCACTGCTTTGGAATAA
- the LOC113050737 gene encoding zinc finger BED domain-containing protein 4-like isoform X2: MERSRSAFDHWMHKHHFTFRDTRGRNITVQCNLCLPKINILSTARDSTSNLKKHLERKHSVVCRRKIRDTPSSDAPSSDGPSSYGPSILEKETAEPSEAKEAKIDPTIYYQTSQSRLNTLVFNFIVEDVQPISILEQAGFRRLIEILSRGKKVMSQNAFITKLEVVFNKMKGELKVKLDKVKTLCTTADVWSVQDRSYFGMTCHWLEDNLERKSAALACTRIPISYTCETIIAKIQEIHSSYNIESKVQATVTDNGNNFIKAFKEFSSEDDQDVEQSHFEDLGSILCDGEMGGDFFLSYFLPPHQRCASQTLNLIASKDLADAVSKGQTGKLHSSATEKCAAIWHKVQTSTVAADAMESIAKMKFTFPCLNQWSSEYYAINKLISLTDSQLNELTEVLGVPCFTPDETAYLTEYTDVFKPVAFALDLLHGEEKCFLGIVIPTLLTLKRKLEEKAANTRLFSKVIDSTVKAIDSRFKQVFDSSDARLATATMPQFRLWWLPEDERESLRAQLVTEVLQVDQGTEETETNGGSVHEDEFFSYGPGSSSNKGGKREASEEVWLYLQGTNKDLKCLNEFPGVKKVFIKFNTTLPSSVPVQQLFNNGGNIMTPKGHHLSDEHFERVLLLRYNSKITTALE, from the exons ATGGAGCGGTCTCGTTCAGCATTTGACCACTGGATGCACAAACACCACTTCACGTTCAGAGACACAAGAGGGAGAAACATTACTGTTCAGTGCAACCTCTGCCTCCCAAAGATCAACATCTTATCCACTGCAAGGGACTCGACGTCTAATCTAAAGAAGCATTTGGAG AGAAAGCATTCTGTGGTGTGTAGGAGAAAAATAAGAGATACACCAAGCAGCGATGCACCAAGCAGTGATGGACCAAGCAGTTATGGACCAAGCATTTTGGAAAAGGAAACGGCAGAACCATCTGAAGCAAAAGAAGCTAAGATTGATCCCACAATTTATTATCAAACATCGCAATCAAGGCTAAATACCCTGGTTTTCAATTTCATTGTGGAGGATGTGCAACCTATTTCCATTCTAGAGCAAGCTGGTTTCAGGAGGTTGATCGAAATTTTAAGCAGGGGCAAAAAAGTCATGAGTCAAAATGCTTTTATCACCAAACTTGAAGTAGTATTCAATAAAATGAAAGGGGAGCTAAAAGTGAAACTCGACAAAGTGAAGACATTATGTACAACTGCTGATGTATGGTCTGTGCAGGACAGAAGTTATTTTGGAATGACTTGTCACTGGCTGGAGGACAATCTAGAAAGGAAGTCTGCTGCTCTTGCCTGCACAAGAATCCCCATCAGCTACACTTGTGAAACCATCATTGCTAAAATTCAAGAAATTCATTCTTCCTATAACATCGAGAGCAAGGTTCAGGCCACCGTCACTGACAATGGTAACAATTTCATTAAAGCCTTCAAAGAATTCTCCTCTGAGGATGACCAAGATGTGGAGCAAAGTCATTTTGAGGATTTGGGCAGTATTCTTTGTGATGGAGAAATGGGTGGAGACTTCTTTCTGAGTTATTTCTTGCCACCCCACCAACGGTGTGCTTCTCAAACACTGAACTTGATTGCCTCAAAGGATCTAGCGGATGCTGTCTCAAAAGGACAGACAGGTAAACTGCACAGCAGCGCAACTGAAAAATGTGCAGCAATATGGCACAAGGTCCAAACTTCCACCGTAGCTGCTGATGCAATGGAATCCATTGCGAAAATGAAATTCACATTTCCTTGTCTCAATCAGTGGAGCTCAGAATACTATGCCATTAACAAGCTGATATCACTTACTGATTCGCAGCTCAACGAATTGACCGAAGTCTTAGGTGTTCCATGTTTTACACCTGATGAAACTGCGTATCTCACAGAATATACTGACGTCTTCAAACCAGTGGCTTTTGCGCTTGACCTTCTACATGGTGAAGAAAAGTGCTTCCTTGGCATTGTGATACCAACGTTGTTGACCCTTAAAAGGAAGCTTGAGGAAAAGGCAGCAAACACCCGCCTTTTCTCCAAGGTCATCGACAGCACTGTTAAGGCTATTGACTCTCGCTTCAAGCAGGTGTTTGACAGTTCTGATGCCAGATTGGCCACAGCCACCATGCCACAGTTTAGACTCTGGTGGTTACCAGAAGATGAGAGGGAGAGTCTTCGAGCACAGTTGGTCACTGAAGTATTACAGGTCGACCAAGGGACTGAAGAAACTGAGACCAATGGAGGCTCTGTTCATGAGGATGAATTCTTCTCATATGGACCTGGGAGTTCTAGCAACAAAGGTGGAAAGAGGGAAGCATCGGAAGAGGTGTGGCTGTATCTTCAGGGCACAAACAAAGATCTGAAATGCTTAAATGAATTTCCTGGAGTGAAAAAAGTGTTCATCAAGTTCAATACAACTCTACCCTCAAGTGTTCCAGTACAACAGCTCTTCAACAATGGGGGCAATATTATGACCCCAAAAGGACATCACCTCTCAGATGAACATTTTGAGCGTGTACTCCTTTTACGTTACAACAGCAAAATCACCACTGCTTTGGAATAA
- the LOC113050738 gene encoding thiamine transporter 1-like, with protein sequence MSEPWRYPTMLLCIYGFFCSHRPLEPFLISFLMGPEKNLTETEVVNEIYPIWTYSYLLLLFPVFLATDYLRYKPVLIVQAASFIVTYALLLTAQGVRAMQLLEFFFGLATATEVAYYSYIYSVVEPSHYQRVTGFCRSVTLLGSAIGSLIGQILVSVAQVPMYYLSVITLVSSCIAFVAPWFLPMPNKSLFFHQRESSSQDHGALEPINSSQLIEKPEDPESKMQLSADERTTLKDNPSSSGLLEVFKMLWTDLLQCYSSSTLLAWSVWWALSTCGYLLVINYAQALWEKILPSKEFDIYNGYVETISTLLGAFAAFVVSFMKVSWAVWGEFALCIFSVVIAVCVYLMDTIRNIWVCYTSYMLFRATYMLLITIATYQIAVNLNMKRYALVFGVNTFIALLLQTVLTVIVVDSAGLGLDIFLQFLIYASYFAVIAVIFFIAWLYKLFKRRGAGGQNELPSTETISES encoded by the exons ATGTCTGAACCATGGCGTTACCCTACCATGTTACTCTGTATTTATGGGTTCTTCTGCAGCCACAGACCTCTGGAACCATTTCTAATCTCGTTTTTAATGGGACCTGAAAAAAACCTGACGGAAACAGAG GTTGTGAATGAGATCTACCCAATCTGGACATATTCCTACCTTTTGCTGCTTTTTCCTGTTTTCCTGGCCACGGATTACCTTCGCTACAAGCCTGTGCTCATTGTCCAGGCGGCCAGCTTCATAGTGACATATGCTCTGCTTCTGACGGCTCAGGGTGTGAGGGCCATGCAGTTATTGGAGTTCTTTTTCGGTCTGGCAACTGCCACTGAAGTTGCCTACTATTCCTACATCTACAGTGTCGTGGAGCCATCTCATTATCAGAGAGTGACTGGTTTTTGTCGCAGTGTCACCCTGTTGGGTTCGGCCATTGGCTCACTCATCGGACAGATTCTGGTGTCTGTAGCCCAGGTCCCTATGTATTACTTGAGCGTCATCACACTGGTGTCCTCCTGCATAGCCTTTGTTGCCCCTTGGTTCCTACCCATGCCCAATAAGAGCCTGTTCTTTCACCAGAGAGAGAGCAGCTCTCAGGATCATGGAGCTCTGGAACCCATTAACAGTAGTCAGCTGATTGAAAAGCCAGAGGATCCAGAGTCCAAAATGCAGCTTAGTGCAGACGAAAGAACA ACTCTCAAGGACAATCCTAGCAGTAGTGGATTACTGGAAGTGTTTAAAATGCTCTGGACAGACTTACTGCAATGTTACTCCTCCTCCACACTACTGGCCTGGTCAGTGTGGTGGGCTTTATCCACATGTGGTTACCTCCTGGTGATTAATTACGCTCAAGCACTTTGGGAGAAAATCTTGCCTTCCAAAGAGTTTGACATCTACAATGGATATGTGGAGACCATTTCTACCTTGCTTG GTGCTTTTGCAGCGTTTGTTGTAAGCTTCATGAAAGTGTCCTGGGCAGTGTGGGGAGAATTTGCTCTCTGCATCTTCTCTGTGGTaattgcagtgtgtgtgtatctcatGGACACCATCAGGAATATTTGGGTTTGCTACACTTCCTACATGCTCTTCAGAGCTACCTACATGCTGCTTATCACTATAGCAAC GTATCAGATTGCTGTTAACCTAAATATGAAACGCTATGCTTTGGTTTTCGGAGTAAATACTTTCATCGCACTCTTACTGCAGACAGTTCTTACCGTGATTGTAGTAGATTCTGCTGGTCTAGGCCTGGATATTTTTCTACAG TTTCTGATCTATGCAAGTTACTTTGCTGTAATAGCTGTGATATTCTTCATCGCTTGGCTGTATAAACTGTTCAAAAGGAGGGGAGCTGGAGGACAGAACGAATTACCTTCAACAGAGACCATTTCAGAGTCCTGA
- the LOC113050740 gene encoding serine/threonine-protein kinase pim-1-like, producing the protein MGQRVTKVSPMTVGEVYDKQLSTPPKPSTNTELQHPRPRDETPVGAGGGGEERGEEEERKEAERVREKRKSKKWWWGLCSFFRAAKKHPESSSGQKEEQQQDEGQKRKVAWAGRSSDDYIFSRYTVGDQLGKGGFGVVYEGTRLQDNLKVALKYVTKTQNTTCIFIPDHPHPLPKEIALTILANKGPSVPQIIKLLDWTDHPDHFVMVLECPSPCENLVDFKRRHGGSLDEETTRQIMWQAAHAANMCHIRRVFHRDVKLENILVNRETSEVRLIDFGCGDILRRSPYRSYCGTAVYSPPEYHSRGKYYGGPATVWSLGMVMFELLCGRLPSDYDLFLLHYKRWSKPGLSKECCDLLRALLHEKPSRRLGLGQIIFHKWFKVVS; encoded by the exons ATGGGACAGCGAGTAACAAAAGTGAGTCCGATGACGGTTGGCGAGGTGTACGATAAACAGcttagtacacccccaaaacccAGCACCAACACGGAGCTACAACATCCTCGTCCCCGCGATGAGACCCCTGTTGGtgctggaggaggaggagaggaaagaggggaggaagaggagaggaaggaggcagagagagtgagggagaaaaGAAAGAGCAAGAAGTGGTGGTGGGGGCTGTGCTCTTTCTTTAGAGCTGCCAAAAAACACCCAGAGAGCAGCTCAGGTCAGAaagaggagcagcagcaggatgAGGGACAGAAGAGGAAGGTGGCATGGGCAGGAAGAAGTAGTGATG ACTACATCTTCAGCCGTTACACTGTGGGCGATCAGCTGGGCAAAGGTGGTTTTGGTGTGGTGTATGAAGGGACACGTCTGCAGGATAATCTTAAA gtGGCTTTGAAATACGTCACAAAGACCCAAAACACAACATGTATATTCATT CCTGATCATCCACATCCCCTTCCAAAAGAGATCGCCCTCACCATCCTGGCGAATAAAGGTCCCAGTGTGCCGCAAATAATCAAGTTACTGGACTGGACGGACCACCCTGACCACTTCGTCATGGTCCTCGAATGTCCCTCTCCCTGTGAGAATCTCGTGGATTTCAAAAGACGTCACGGTGGAAGCCTTGATGAGGAAACAACACGGCAGATCATGTGGCAGGCGGCTCACGCAGCAAACATGTGCCACATCCGCAGAGTGTTCCACCGTGACGTGAAACTAGAGAACATACTAGTAAACAGGGAGACATCCGAAGTCAGGCTGATTGACTTTGGATGCGGGGACATTTTGAGGAGGTCACCGTACAGGTCATACTGTG GCACAGCAGTGTACTCCCCTCCAGAGTATCACAGCAGGGGGAAGTACTATGGCGGGCCAGCGACAGTCTGGTCACTAGGGATGGTGATGTTCGAATTGTTGTGTGGACGCTTACCTAGTGACTATGACCTGTTCCTGCTACACTACAAGCGCTGGTCCAAACCCGGCCTGTCAAAAG AATGCTGTGACCTCCTCAGGGCTCTCCTGCATGAGAAGCCAAGCCGGAGACTTGGTCTGGGGCAAATCATATTCCACAAATGGTTTAAG gtCGTCTCATAA
- the LOC113050739 gene encoding serine/threonine-protein kinase pim-1-like, with amino-acid sequence MVVREFFTTMGQRVTKVSPMTVGEVYDKHLSTPPKPSTNTELQHPRPRDETPVGAGGGGEERGEEEDRKKERKEAERVREKRKSKKWWQGLCSFFRAAKKHPESSSGQKEEQQQDEGQKRKVAWAGRSSDDYIFSRYTVGDQLGKGGFGVVYEGTRLQDNLKVALKYVTKTQHTTCIFIPDHPHPLPKEIALTILANKGPSVPQIIKLLDWTDHPDHFVMVLECPSPCENLVDFKRRHGGSLDEETTRQIMWQAAHAANMCHIRRVFHRDVKLENILVNRETSEVRLIDFGCGDILRRSPYRSYCGTAVYSPPEYHSRGKYYGGPATVWSLGMVMFELLCGRFPSDYDLFLLHYKRWSKPGLSKECCDLLRALLHEKPSRRLGLGQIIFHKWFKVVNTRSAIKN; translated from the exons ATGGTGGTTAGAGAGTTTTTCACAACGATGGGACAGCGAGTAACAAAAGTGAGTCCGATGACGGTTGGCGAGGTGTACGATAAACATcttagtacacccccaaaacccAGCACCAACACGGAGCTACAACATCCTCGTCCCCGCGATGAGACCCCTGTTGGtgctggaggaggaggagaggaaagagGGGAGGAAGAGGATAGGAAGAAGGAGAGGAAGGAggcagagagagtgagggagaaaaGAAAGAGCAAAAAGTGGTGGCAGGGGCTGTGCTCTTTCTTTAGAGCTGCCAAAAAACACCCAGAGAGCAGCTCAGGTCAGAaagaggagcagcagcaggatgAGGGACAGAAGAGGAAGGTTGCATGGGCAGGAAGAAGTAGTGATG ACTACATCTTCAGCCGTTACACTGTGGGCGATCAGCTGGGCAAAGGTGGTTTTGGTGTGGTGTATGAAGGGACACGTCTGCAGGATAATCTTAAA GTGGCTTTGAAATACGTCACAAAGACCCAACACACAACATGTATATTCATT CCTGATCATCCACATCCCCTTCCAAAAGAGATCGCCCTCACCATCCTGGCGAATAAAGGTCCCAGTGTGCCGCAAATAATCAAGTTACTGGACTGGACGGACCACCCTGACCACTTCGTCATGGTCCTCGAATGTCCCTCTCCCTGTGAGAATCTCGTGGATTTCAAAAGACGTCACGGTGGAAGCCTTGATGAGGAAACAACACGGCAGATCATGTGGCAGGCGGCTCACGCAGCAAACATGTGCCACATCCGCAGAGTGTTCCACCGTGACGTCAAACTAGAGAACATACTAGTAAACAGGGAGACATCCGAAGTCAGGCTGATTGACTTCGGATGCGGGGACATTTTGAGGAGGTCACCGTACAGGTCATACTGTG GCACAGCAGTGTACTCCCCTCCAGAGTATCACAGCAGGGGGAAGTACTACGGCGGGCCAGCGACGGTCTGGTCACTAGGGATGGTGATGTTCGAATTGTTGTGTGGACGCTTCCCTAGTGACTATGACCTGTTCCTGCTACACTACAAGCGCTGGTCCAAACCCGGCCTGTCAAAAG AATGCTGTGACCTCCTCAGGGCTCTCCTGCATGAGAAGCCAAGCAGGAGACTTGGTCTGGGGCAAATCATATTCCACAAATGGTTTAAGGTAGTGAATACAAGATCAGCTATAAAGAATTAA